A part of Dreissena polymorpha isolate Duluth1 chromosome 13, UMN_Dpol_1.0, whole genome shotgun sequence genomic DNA contains:
- the LOC127855229 gene encoding growth/differentiation factor 8-like has translation MQSLLSVLCIAMCLNLCSTSKLPAEKSVSKDVETAEKNKQNFDETPSIDKRRFRTKEDIPKDYLEHLIERYGISEDPLGDYEKKKKEYKHRIQSYEEYEDFYDYPEGEPSSYDDMTLESDTESGNDTEDGNSTCKACEILDEARAFRLENIKYSILGQIGFESDNLPNMTGKVIPKIPSIEKLIGQHEMQNDQPVLPEGNFIPEDQIYGQVKKAYTIGQSPPKAFDIDVPGGCYFELPESVTSRKIQDATLWVYVKSENEKRKRREIFHIRIVIIDPKAKRGNLLRGEVHGKKTSADGWVDFKFARFAHRWARKPESNRGVVIQAFDDEGNNMVVTPEMSTEEKFFPMLEMTTVEHNDRHTLLKRHVNNICTERDKRTTCCRYPLRVDFVSFGWDWVIAPTGYTANYCAGECRHRHVDDNPNAYLVQQVSLGTTPCCTAAKWFPLAMLYFDHAHTVLYTYMQKMIIDRCSCA, from the exons ATGCAGTCGCTGCTGTCAGTATTATGCATAGCTATGTGCCTTAATTTGTGTTCCACTAGCAAACTACCCGCTGAGAAGAGCGTTTCTAAAGACGTTGAAACTgcggaaaaaaacaaacaaaactttgACGAAACCCCCAGTATTGACAAAAGAAGATTTCGAACAAAGGAGGATATTCCGAAAGACTATTTAGAGCATTTAATTGAACGTTATGGTATTTCCGAAGATCCGCTAGGtgattatgaaaaaaagaaaaaggaaTACAAGCACAGAATACAATCTTATGAAGAGTATGAGGATTTTTATGATTATCCAGAAGGGGAACCGTCATCATACGATGACATGACGCTCGAGTCCGATACAGAGAGCGGAAATGACACCGAGGATGGAAACAGCACGTGCAAAGCGTGCGAAATACTTGACGAAGCGCGCGCATTTAGACTTGAGAACATTAAATACTCCATTTTGGGGCAGATTGGGTTTGAGAGCGACAATCTGCCGAATATGACTGGAAAAGTGATCCCAAAGATACCGTCCATTGAAAAACTGATAGGGCAGCACGAAATGCAAAATGACCAGCCAGTGCTCCCGGAAGGAAATTTTATTCCCGAGGACCAAATATATGGACAAGTAAAAAAAGCTTACACAATTGGACAATCGC cTCCAAAAGCATTTGACATTGACGTTCCAGGAGGGTGTTACTTCGAACTTCCAGAGTCAGTGACATCGCGCAAAATTCAAGACGCGACGCTTTGGGTTTACGTTAAATCAGAAAACGAAAAGAGAAAAAGAAGAGAAATATTCCATATAAGAATCGTCATTATTGACCCCAAAGCGAAACGTGGCAATTTGCTTAGAGGGGAAGTGCATGGGAAGAAAACGAGCGCCGATGGCTGGGTTGATTTTAAATTTGCAAGATTCGCGCACAGATGGGCACGCAAACCTGAATCCAATCGAGGTGTCGTCATACAGGCATTTGATGACGAAGGAAACAATATGGTAGTCACACCAGAAATGTCAACAGAAGAAAAATTC TTCCCAATGCTCGAAATGACCACAGTGGAGCACAATGACAGACACACACTTTTAAAAAGGCACGTGAACAACATCTGCACGGAGCGAGACAAGCGAACGACGTGTTGCCGATACCCGTTGCGAGTGGACTTTGTGTCCTTCGGCTGGGACTGGGTAATAGCACCCACGGGCTATACGGCAAACTACTGCGCTGGCGAATGCCGCCATCGACATGTGGACGATAATCCAAACGCATATCTTGTTCAGCAGGTGTCACTCGGGACCACTCCGTGTTGCACTGCTGCAAAGTGGTTTCCTTTAGCGATGTTGTATTTTGACCATGCTCACACGGTCCTGTACACGTATATGcaaaaaatgattattgacaGATGCAGTTGCGCATGA